AATGTCTCTCTAATAAATCAACTAATTCTAAGAGCCAATTATCGTCGCATACATCACTGTGCGAGTTGTTTATTAATAAGATCTCGAACCCTATACACTTCTTGTTTCCCGAAACTCGCACCATCAATCACGAGATCGGCGAGCTCTCGTGTTGGTGCACAAAACTCACGAAACATCGGCTCAACACTCTGCATCCACTGTTGTTGAACCGACTCCTCCGTTCTTCCTCGGCTTTGCAAATCCCTATTGAGTCGACGTTCGTACCGAAGATTACCTGGTGCATCAATGAAGATTCGATAATCAAGCTGTGCCATAACTTCTCTTTGATAGAAAGTGAGAATGCCCTCTACAATCAATATTTTGCCCGGCGAGATCGAGGTCCCACTCTCTCTTCGCGTATGAGTCGTAAAATCATATTGCGGAATATTCGCATCGACTCCTTGACGGATTTCTTTAAGGTGGGCTCCAAGCAGATCAAGCT
The sequence above is drawn from the bacterium genome and encodes:
- a CDS encoding uridine kinase; the protein is MRYIVGIAGGTGSGKTTFATKLSESFQEGAAQVLSVDNYYRCQRSLSLEERALVNYDHPEALELDLLGAHLKEIRQGVDANIPQYDFTTHTRRESGTSISPGKILIVEGILTFYQREVMAQLDYRIFIDAPGNLRYERRLNRDLQSRGRTEESVQQQWMQSVEPMFREFCAPTRELADLVIDGASFGKQEVYRVRDLINKQLAQ